In a single window of the Desulfovibrio mangrovi genome:
- the tpx gene encoding thiol peroxidase, whose protein sequence is MTERTGIITFMGNGLTLQGSPVSVGDKAPDFTVLGNDLSPKTLADFKGKVLILSAVPSLDTPVCDVETRRFNQEAANLGKDIAVLTISADLPFAQARWCGAAGIDAITTLSDHKDMSFGAAYGLIIKELRLLTRAVLVVNKAGDIVYQELLPEITKEPDYDAAIAAARAAL, encoded by the coding sequence ATGACTGAACGTACCGGCATCATCACCTTCATGGGCAACGGCCTCACCCTTCAGGGTTCTCCCGTATCCGTCGGCGACAAGGCCCCTGATTTTACCGTACTCGGCAACGATCTTTCCCCGAAAACACTGGCAGACTTCAAGGGCAAGGTTCTTATCCTGTCAGCAGTCCCCTCCCTTGATACCCCTGTCTGCGACGTGGAAACCCGCCGCTTCAATCAGGAAGCCGCCAACCTCGGCAAGGACATTGCGGTGCTGACCATTTCCGCCGACCTGCCCTTCGCACAGGCCCGCTGGTGCGGCGCTGCAGGCATTGACGCCATAACAACCCTCTCCGACCACAAGGACATGTCCTTTGGCGCTGCATACGGCCTCATTATCAAGGAACTCCGCCTGCTGACCCGTGCAGTACTGGTCGTGAACAAGGCAGGCGACATCGTGTATCAGGAACTCCTCCCCGAAATCACAAAGGAACCCGACTACGATGCAGCCATCGCCGCTGCCCGCGCAGCCCTGTAA
- a CDS encoding Tex family protein, translating to MTTFATRIAKELSLSPSKVEAVLALLDDSATIPFIARYRKEATGGMDEVVIAAIRDRNEQLAELEKRRTAILQSLEERELLSPELRKSVSGAETLTALEDIYLPYRPKRRTRAQIARERGLEPLADMLWKQDPRDLPEKAAAQFVAPDKDVPDTQAALAGARDIVAERISEDAETRKVMRLMFSMRGQLASSATKTAGEKTDEAATFRDYFNWQEPAKAAPSHRILAMLRGEREGMLSLSLRPEDAMALGTLKKHFVTGNSPSARQIELALEDSYKRLLAPSMENEARTLLKTRADEEAIAVFAANLRELLLASPLGQKRVLALDPGFRTGAKLVCLDAQGALLHNETIYPVTGGAKVEEAGKRVTALVAKHSIEAIAIGNGTASRETETFVRSLGLPASVMIVMVNESGASVYSASDVARKEFPDHDVTVRGSVSIGRRLMDPLAELVKIDPKAIGVGQYQHDVDQTALKKSLEDVVVSCVNSVGVELNTASTELLTYVSGLGPSLAANIVAHRTENGPFASRKELLKVKRLGPKAYEQSAGFLRINSAKNPLDASAVHPESYSIVERMAKDLGCTVADLMRDETLRKRIRLDSYVTDTIGLPTLTDIMQELARPGRDPRPEFAPFSFADVHSLADLAADMELPGIVTNVTKFGAFVDIGVHQDGLVHVSQLSDNFVKDPADVVRVQQHVRVRVLEVDQQRKRISLTMKGVRQKA from the coding sequence ATGACAACATTCGCCACCCGCATCGCAAAAGAACTCAGCCTCTCCCCGTCCAAGGTTGAAGCCGTCCTCGCCCTGCTTGACGACAGCGCAACCATTCCCTTCATCGCCCGCTACCGCAAGGAAGCCACTGGCGGCATGGACGAAGTGGTCATTGCTGCCATCCGTGACAGAAACGAACAGCTGGCGGAGCTGGAAAAACGCCGTACCGCCATCCTGCAATCGCTAGAAGAACGCGAACTGTTGTCACCCGAACTCCGCAAGTCGGTAAGCGGCGCAGAAACCCTCACCGCGCTCGAAGACATCTACCTTCCCTACCGCCCCAAACGGCGCACCCGCGCCCAGATCGCACGGGAACGAGGCCTTGAGCCCCTTGCCGACATGCTGTGGAAGCAAGACCCGCGGGATCTGCCGGAAAAGGCCGCCGCACAGTTTGTGGCCCCCGACAAGGACGTGCCCGATACGCAAGCTGCCCTTGCCGGCGCGCGTGATATTGTCGCCGAGCGGATCAGTGAGGATGCGGAGACCCGAAAAGTCATGCGCCTCATGTTCAGCATGCGCGGCCAGCTTGCCTCATCCGCCACCAAGACAGCCGGAGAAAAGACGGACGAAGCCGCCACGTTCCGTGATTATTTCAACTGGCAGGAACCGGCCAAAGCCGCACCGAGTCATCGCATTCTTGCCATGCTGCGCGGTGAGCGCGAAGGCATGCTCAGTCTTTCCTTGCGCCCGGAAGACGCCATGGCGCTGGGAACCCTGAAAAAGCATTTTGTCACCGGCAACAGCCCCAGCGCGCGGCAGATCGAACTGGCACTGGAAGACAGCTACAAGCGCCTGCTGGCCCCCTCCATGGAAAACGAGGCTCGCACCCTGCTCAAGACCCGTGCAGACGAAGAAGCCATTGCCGTATTCGCGGCCAACCTGCGCGAACTGCTGTTGGCCTCCCCGCTGGGGCAGAAACGCGTGCTCGCGCTGGACCCGGGCTTCCGCACAGGCGCAAAACTGGTCTGCCTTGATGCACAGGGAGCCCTGCTGCACAACGAGACCATCTACCCCGTCACCGGCGGAGCCAAGGTGGAAGAAGCCGGCAAGCGCGTCACCGCACTCGTTGCCAAGCACAGCATTGAAGCCATAGCCATCGGCAACGGCACCGCCTCCCGCGAAACCGAAACCTTCGTCCGCAGCCTAGGCCTGCCCGCATCCGTAATGATCGTCATGGTCAACGAGAGCGGAGCCTCGGTCTACTCGGCCTCAGATGTTGCGCGAAAGGAATTCCCCGACCACGACGTCACCGTACGCGGCTCGGTATCCATCGGCAGACGCCTTATGGACCCGCTCGCCGAACTGGTGAAGATCGATCCCAAAGCCATCGGCGTCGGCCAGTATCAGCACGACGTGGACCAGACGGCCCTGAAGAAATCACTGGAGGACGTGGTCGTCTCCTGCGTGAACAGCGTGGGCGTGGAACTGAACACCGCCAGCACCGAACTGCTGACCTACGTTTCCGGCCTCGGTCCTTCACTGGCGGCTAACATTGTCGCCCACAGAACGGAGAATGGCCCCTTCGCCTCCCGCAAGGAGCTTCTCAAGGTCAAGCGTCTCGGCCCCAAGGCCTATGAACAGAGCGCGGGCTTCCTGCGCATCAACAGCGCCAAGAACCCGCTTGATGCCTCCGCCGTTCACCCCGAATCCTATTCCATCGTGGAACGCATGGCCAAAGACCTTGGCTGCACCGTGGCCGACCTCATGCGCGACGAAACGCTCCGCAAGCGCATCCGGCTCGACAGCTACGTGACCGATACCATCGGCCTGCCCACCCTTACGGACATCATGCAGGAACTGGCCCGCCCCGGACGCGACCCGCGCCCCGAATTCGCGCCGTTCTCCTTTGCCGACGTGCACAGTCTTGCAGACCTTGCTGCAGACATGGAACTGCCCGGTATCGTGACAAACGTGACCAAGTTCGGCGCCTTCGTGGATATCGGCGTGCATCAGGACGGACTGGTGCATGTTTCCCAGCTTTCCGACAACTTCGTGAAAGACCCGGCAGACGTGGTGCGCGTGCAGCAGCACGTACGGGTCCGCGTGCTGGAAGTGGACCAGCAGCGCAAGCGCATCAGCCTGACCATGAAGGGCGTGCGACAGAAGGCGTAG
- a CDS encoding AMP-binding protein — MQKLSCSSYDELLSRFSLDVPASYNFAFDDLDRIADATADGSGNPLAIVHVDDAGERRDYTFAWLKEASSRLANVLKAQGLRKGDRVMLVLYRRIEFWVSMLACHKLGAVPVPSPAQLTPKDIVFRVNRANIRGMIVEDSITDRVEAARPDCASLSCLVQVGGASCPAGWLDYAAAVADASPDFPKPQGAELAGGSDSLLIFFSSGTTGMPKMVEHTHTYPLGHYMTGAYWHDLEEGDLHLTLADTGWGKAVWGKFYGQWLAGATVFVWDFRGKFEPARLLEQLAAHKVTTFCAPPTVYRFLVREDLSTYDLSALRHCTTAGELLNDSVFHDWKKQTGLPIYEGYGQTETTLQICTLRTMEPKPGSIGRAAPGWDIVLRDLRGNICPPGEEGEICVRIAEGIPVGLFTGYLEDPEKTASVMLNGYYHTGDKAWMDEDGYFWFLGRVDDLIKSSGYRIGPFEVESALISHEAVVEAAVTGVPDDLRGQIVKATVVLAPGFAPSPELTKALQDHVKKVTAPYKYPRIIDYVSELPKTISGKIRRVEIRQRDEEAAKK; from the coding sequence ATGCAAAAACTTTCCTGTTCCAGTTACGACGAGCTTCTTTCCCGTTTTTCCCTTGATGTTCCTGCAAGTTACAACTTTGCCTTTGATGACCTTGACCGCATTGCCGATGCAACTGCCGACGGCTCTGGCAATCCTCTGGCCATAGTGCATGTGGATGATGCCGGTGAGCGTCGTGATTATACCTTCGCGTGGCTCAAGGAAGCTTCCTCCCGTCTGGCCAATGTCCTGAAGGCGCAAGGGCTGCGCAAGGGCGATAGAGTCATGCTGGTGCTTTACCGCCGCATTGAGTTCTGGGTGTCCATGCTCGCCTGCCATAAGCTTGGTGCGGTTCCCGTCCCGTCTCCCGCCCAGCTGACGCCCAAGGATATTGTATTCCGCGTTAACCGCGCCAATATTCGTGGCATGATCGTGGAAGATTCCATCACGGATCGTGTCGAAGCCGCCCGGCCTGACTGCGCTTCGCTTTCCTGTCTCGTGCAGGTGGGCGGTGCGTCCTGTCCTGCAGGCTGGCTGGATTATGCCGCTGCGGTGGCTGATGCCTCCCCCGACTTTCCCAAGCCTCAGGGAGCGGAGCTTGCCGGTGGCAGCGACTCGCTGCTCATTTTCTTCTCTTCCGGTACCACGGGCATGCCCAAGATGGTTGAGCATACTCATACCTATCCTCTTGGTCATTACATGACCGGCGCCTACTGGCACGATCTGGAAGAAGGCGATCTGCACCTTACCCTTGCCGATACCGGCTGGGGCAAGGCCGTGTGGGGCAAGTTCTACGGTCAGTGGCTTGCCGGCGCGACCGTGTTCGTATGGGATTTCCGCGGCAAGTTCGAACCTGCTCGGCTTCTCGAGCAGCTGGCCGCACATAAGGTGACCACCTTTTGCGCGCCTCCCACGGTGTACCGTTTTCTCGTGCGTGAAGATCTTTCAACGTATGACCTTTCCGCATTGCGTCACTGCACCACTGCAGGTGAATTGCTGAACGACAGCGTGTTCCATGACTGGAAGAAGCAGACCGGTCTGCCCATCTATGAAGGGTACGGCCAGACGGAAACCACCCTGCAGATCTGCACCTTGCGCACCATGGAGCCCAAGCCCGGTTCCATCGGTCGTGCGGCTCCCGGCTGGGATATCGTGCTGCGCGATCTGAGGGGCAACATCTGTCCTCCCGGTGAAGAAGGTGAAATCTGCGTCCGCATTGCTGAAGGAATACCGGTGGGTCTGTTTACGGGCTATCTGGAAGATCCTGAAAAGACCGCTTCCGTCATGCTGAACGGCTACTATCATACCGGCGACAAGGCGTGGATGGACGAAGACGGATACTTCTGGTTCCTTGGGCGCGTGGATGACCTGATCAAGTCTTCCGGTTACCGAATCGGACCTTTTGAGGTCGAATCTGCCCTTATTTCCCATGAAGCTGTGGTGGAAGCCGCCGTAACCGGCGTACCGGATGACCTGCGCGGGCAGATCGTCAAGGCGACCGTGGTGCTCGCCCCCGGTTTTGCCCCGTCTCCCGAATTGACCAAGGCGCTTCAGGATCACGTGAAGAAGGTGACCGCGCCGTACAAGTACCCGCGCATCATCGACTACGTGTCTGAATTGCCCAAGACCATCTCCGGCAAGATTCGCCGCGTGGAAATTCGTCAGCGCGACGAGGAAGCCGCCAAGAAGTAA